One region of Mucilaginibacter gotjawali genomic DNA includes:
- a CDS encoding hydrogenase maturation protease has translation MKRYNGTLILGIGNYLMGDEGIGVHVARVLEEEELPDGVDVLDGGTGGFYLLEYFELYKHVILVDATLDGNAPGTIRLIKPRFAADFPPAMSTHDIGLKDLVSALQVLGKMPEIDLFVVSIESVQQQGIELTAKIASVVPDIIKEIKCLLHLNDEILAEPPFGNLVNMP, from the coding sequence ATGAAAAGATATAATGGTACATTGATACTCGGTATAGGGAATTACCTGATGGGTGATGAAGGCATTGGCGTGCATGTTGCCCGGGTGCTTGAGGAGGAGGAATTACCCGATGGAGTTGATGTGCTGGATGGCGGCACCGGCGGGTTTTACCTGCTGGAGTATTTCGAGTTATACAAACACGTTATTTTAGTTGATGCCACGCTGGATGGCAATGCCCCCGGCACCATCCGTTTAATAAAGCCCAGGTTTGCTGCCGATTTTCCGCCTGCCATGAGCACGCACGATATTGGTTTAAAAGACCTGGTAAGCGCCTTGCAGGTTTTGGGTAAAATGCCCGAAATTGACCTTTTTGTGGTAAGCATCGAGTCCGTACAGCAACAGGGCATCGAGCTTACCGCAAAAATTGCAAGCGTAGTGCCCGATATTATTAAAGAGATCAAATGCCTGCTCCATCTGAATGATGAGATCCTGGCAGAACCTCCATTTGGCAACCTGGTAAATATGCCCTAA
- a CDS encoding nickel-dependent hydrogenase large subunit, translated as MSKRIVVDPITRIEGHLRIEADIENGKIKDAYSSGTMVRLLEEILQGRDPRDAWAFVGRVCGVCTSIHSLTSVRCVEDALDITIPPNAELVRNIMFCTQYIHDHVVHFYHLHAMDWVDVVNALKADPKKTSELAQSISHWPKSSPGYFSDIQTRIKKFVASGQLGIFSNGYWGHKAYKLPAEVNLIGLAHYLEALEWQKEIVKVHAIFGGKNPHPNYLVGGMACAINLDDVSMINAERLAYVGQLLQDGKDFVEQVYIPDLMAIASFYKDWGAIGGGLGNYLVYGDLPTNGYRDPSAYKFPGGAILNKDVSKIYDVDLRKDDEVQEFITHSWYEYAGGDDKGLHPWKGESKVKYSGPKPPFDHLETDKKYSYLKTPRWKGHAMEVGPLARVLVGYGRGRPEFKEVVDKALKDLNVPITALFSTLGRTAARGLESSLTAQWGLDFYNQLLANIKAGDTRMAEMSKFDPATWPKSAFGVAHTEAPRGALGHWINIQDEKIANYQLVVPTTWNASPRDSKGGMSAYEAALIDTPVADETQPLEILRTIHSFDPCMACSVHLYDEEGKTINRVSVLGD; from the coding sequence ATGAGTAAGAGAATTGTTGTTGACCCGATCACCAGGATTGAAGGTCACTTACGGATAGAAGCTGATATTGAAAACGGGAAAATAAAAGACGCTTACAGCAGCGGTACCATGGTGCGCCTGCTGGAAGAAATATTACAGGGCCGCGACCCGCGCGATGCCTGGGCCTTTGTAGGCAGGGTGTGCGGGGTATGTACCTCTATCCACTCCTTAACATCGGTACGGTGTGTGGAAGATGCACTGGATATTACCATTCCGCCAAATGCCGAACTGGTGCGAAATATCATGTTTTGCACCCAATATATCCATGACCACGTGGTACATTTTTACCACCTGCATGCCATGGATTGGGTTGATGTGGTAAATGCACTAAAAGCTGATCCGAAAAAAACTTCGGAACTGGCACAAAGCATTTCGCACTGGCCAAAAAGCTCGCCTGGCTATTTCAGCGACATCCAAACCCGTATTAAAAAATTTGTAGCCAGTGGGCAGCTGGGTATTTTCTCCAATGGCTATTGGGGCCACAAAGCCTACAAACTGCCGGCCGAAGTAAACCTCATCGGCCTGGCACATTACCTTGAAGCGCTTGAGTGGCAAAAGGAAATCGTAAAAGTACATGCCATTTTCGGCGGTAAAAACCCGCACCCTAACTATTTGGTAGGCGGTATGGCCTGCGCCATCAACCTTGATGATGTGAGCATGATCAATGCAGAGCGTTTGGCTTATGTGGGCCAGTTATTACAGGATGGAAAAGATTTTGTTGAGCAGGTTTATATTCCTGATTTGATGGCCATTGCTTCGTTCTATAAGGATTGGGGCGCCATTGGCGGCGGGTTGGGTAATTATTTGGTGTATGGCGATTTGCCAACCAATGGCTACCGCGATCCATCCGCCTATAAATTTCCGGGCGGCGCTATACTCAATAAGGATGTAAGCAAAATTTATGATGTTGACTTGAGGAAAGATGACGAAGTGCAGGAATTTATTACCCACTCCTGGTATGAATACGCCGGGGGTGATGATAAAGGTTTGCACCCATGGAAAGGCGAAAGCAAGGTGAAATACAGCGGCCCGAAACCACCGTTTGACCACCTGGAAACTGATAAAAAATACAGTTATCTTAAAACACCAAGATGGAAAGGTCACGCCATGGAAGTGGGGCCTTTAGCCAGGGTGCTGGTTGGTTATGGACGCGGCAGACCTGAATTTAAAGAAGTGGTTGACAAAGCGCTGAAAGATCTGAATGTTCCGATCACAGCACTGTTCTCCACGCTCGGCAGAACTGCCGCCCGCGGCCTTGAAAGCAGTTTGACCGCGCAATGGGGCCTCGACTTTTATAACCAGTTACTGGCCAATATCAAGGCAGGTGATACCCGCATGGCCGAAATGAGCAAGTTCGATCCGGCTACCTGGCCAAAATCAGCTTTCGGCGTTGCGCATACCGAAGCACCACGCGGCGCACTGGGCCACTGGATCAATATCCAGGACGAGAAGATCGCCAACTACCAGCTGGTGGTTCCAACAACATGGAATGCGTCTCCACGGGACAGCAAAGGCGGCATGTCAGCTTATGAAGCAGCGCTGATAGATACCCCCGTTGCTGATGAAACGCAACCGCTTGAAATATTAAGGACCATCCACAGTTTTGACCCGTGTATGGCCTGCAGCGTGCATTTGTACGACGAAGAAGGCAAAACAATCAATAGGGTAAGTGTATTGGGCGATTAA
- the hypB gene encoding hydrogenase nickel incorporation protein HypB — protein sequence MCATCGCGSDGKTTFYLVDKDQPHTHDHSHPHDHVHPHDHGHTHAHPHANEKKIIDVEQDVLYQNNLLAERNRGYFDAKNILALNLVSSPGSGKTSLLERTLKDLKGELEFAVIEGDQQTNNDADRIFATGTRVTQINTGKGCHLDAHMILHAMQGLKPKDNSVLFIENVGNLVCPAMFDLGEKERVVIISVTEGDDKPLKYPDMFHSSTLCIINKTDLLPYVPFDIEKAKANAKKVNHHLEIIELSCTTGEGLPLWYNWLKSKVLQPEAV from the coding sequence ATGTGCGCTACATGCGGCTGCGGCTCCGACGGCAAAACTACTTTTTACCTGGTTGATAAAGATCAACCGCATACCCATGACCATAGCCACCCGCATGATCATGTTCACCCGCATGATCATGGGCATACACACGCCCATCCGCATGCCAACGAAAAAAAGATCATTGATGTGGAACAGGATGTATTGTACCAAAACAACCTGCTTGCCGAGCGTAACCGCGGCTATTTTGATGCGAAAAATATACTGGCGCTTAACCTGGTAAGCTCGCCCGGCTCGGGAAAAACCTCCTTACTGGAAAGGACATTGAAAGATTTGAAAGGGGAACTTGAATTTGCTGTAATTGAAGGCGACCAGCAAACCAATAACGATGCCGACCGTATTTTCGCCACCGGCACCAGGGTCACCCAGATCAACACCGGCAAAGGATGCCACCTTGACGCACACATGATATTGCATGCCATGCAGGGACTGAAGCCAAAGGACAATTCAGTTTTATTTATTGAAAATGTTGGCAACCTGGTATGCCCGGCAATGTTTGACCTGGGTGAGAAAGAAAGGGTAGTAATCATCAGTGTAACCGAAGGCGATGACAAACCGCTTAAATACCCGGATATGTTCCATTCCTCAACCCTATGCATCATCAATAAAACCGACCTGCTGCCCTATGTGCCTTTTGATATTGAAAAGGCAAAGGCCAATGCCAAAAAAGTGAATCACCATTTGGAGATCATTGAACTGAGCTGCACCACCGGCGAAGGTTTGCCGCTATGGTATAACTGGCTAAAATCAAAAGTACTGCAGCCGGAAGCGGTTTAA
- a CDS encoding HypC/HybG/HupF family hydrogenase formation chaperone, with the protein MCLAIPGKILEIDATLDDLFRTAKVSFGGIHKTINLCMVPEAQVGDYVLVHVGVAISKINEDEALKVFDYLKAMGEVEELEEKGT; encoded by the coding sequence ATGTGCCTCGCAATACCCGGTAAAATATTAGAAATAGACGCCACACTGGACGACCTGTTCCGTACCGCCAAAGTATCCTTCGGTGGTATTCACAAAACCATCAACCTGTGCATGGTCCCCGAGGCGCAAGTGGGTGATTATGTGCTGGTACATGTGGGCGTAGCTATCAGCAAAATAAATGAAGACGAGGCGCTTAAAGTGTTCGACTATTTAAAAGCTATGGGTGAAGTGGAAGAGTTGGAGGAGAAAGGTACCTGA
- the cybH gene encoding Ni/Fe-hydrogenase, b-type cytochrome subunit produces the protein MANKYLHIARLRRVYVWEMPVRFYHWLNALVIVVLIITGFYISNPLGLLSHNDASHQYTMGWFRYLHFAAAYIFFFNFLFRLYWGFVGNKFANWKQFIPTSRRFFKEMWAVFKIDILMLKKNGKEQDHLSIGHNAMAGFIYFLTFIAFLVQCLTGFGLYAGMSSWWLPKLFAWVPAMFGGDILTRQIHHWSMWFFILFAVIHVYLVFYHDYVEGRGEISSMGGGFKFIEEEMFEKNAHQTPNPEKKAK, from the coding sequence ATGGCAAACAAATATTTACATATCGCCCGCTTACGGAGGGTATATGTGTGGGAAATGCCGGTAAGGTTTTACCACTGGTTAAATGCGCTCGTTATTGTTGTTTTAATCATCACAGGCTTTTATATCTCCAACCCGCTTGGTCTGTTAAGCCATAACGATGCCTCGCACCAATATACAATGGGCTGGTTCAGGTACCTGCATTTTGCGGCTGCTTATATTTTCTTTTTTAACTTTTTATTCCGGCTGTACTGGGGCTTTGTGGGCAATAAATTTGCCAACTGGAAACAATTTATCCCTACATCAAGGCGATTTTTTAAGGAAATGTGGGCCGTATTTAAAATTGATATCCTGATGCTGAAAAAGAACGGCAAAGAGCAGGACCATTTAAGCATCGGCCACAATGCGATGGCCGGGTTTATCTATTTCTTAACCTTCATTGCCTTTTTGGTACAGTGCTTAACCGGTTTTGGTTTATATGCCGGGATGTCATCCTGGTGGCTGCCAAAATTATTTGCCTGGGTTCCGGCCATGTTTGGCGGCGATATCCTTACGCGGCAAATCCACCACTGGTCTATGTGGTTCTTCATCCTCTTCGCGGTGATCCATGTTTACCTCGTCTTCTACCATGATTATGTCGAAGGCCGCGGCGAGATCAGCAGCATGGGCGGCGGCTTTAAATTTATTGAAGAAGAAATGTTTGAAAAGAATGCACACCAAACACCAAACCCCGAAAAGAAAGCAAAATGA
- a CDS encoding phosphatidylglycerophosphatase A family protein: MIKLIASWFGIGYIKGGGTIAAAVTCGLIWLLWSTPAGQHEWILLLITILITLLGIYLGDKVEPSWGKDSSKVVIDEVSGMLVTMLFVPHNNWYLLAGFILFRFFDIVKPLFIRRLEDLPGGTGVMLDDVLAGVYGNILIQLFIWLKL; this comes from the coding sequence ATGATTAAACTAATTGCAAGCTGGTTTGGTATTGGATATATCAAAGGTGGCGGCACTATTGCTGCCGCCGTTACCTGCGGGCTGATCTGGCTTTTATGGTCAACACCTGCAGGTCAGCATGAATGGATATTATTGTTGATTACAATATTAATCACTTTACTGGGAATTTACCTTGGCGATAAGGTTGAACCCTCCTGGGGAAAAGATAGCTCCAAAGTAGTTATTGACGAAGTATCGGGAATGCTGGTAACCATGTTATTTGTACCACACAATAACTGGTACCTGCTGGCCGGGTTTATATTATTCCGGTTTTTTGACATTGTAAAACCTTTATTTATCCGCAGGCTGGAGGATTTGCCAGGCGGTACCGGTGTTATGCTGGACGATGTTTTGGCCGGGGTATATGGCAATATCCTGATCCAGCTATTTATATGGCTAAAACTTTAG
- a CDS encoding hydrogenase small subunit: MNNEIIPKQPTYYEEVQRKGYSRRDFVKFVSLMTAFIGLEQSAIGKVAKALETKPRMPVIWLHFQECTCCSESFIRSSHPIVADILLDKISLDYSETLMAASGTQAEAALKNTMTKYKGQYILCVEGSVPLGADGVYCMIGGKTSLQILHEVAEGAAAIIAWGSCASNGCVQSAKPNPTQATPIHKIITNKPIIKVPGCPPIGEVMAGVIVHYLTFGVIPELDRLGRPKAFYNKRVHDTCYRRPFYDAGLFVESFDDENAKKGYCLYKMGCKGPTTYNACAVTKWNGGTSFPIQAGHPCIGCSEANFWDNGRLYERGSSFAGFGIEADADTLGKVALGVTLGAVAVHAVATNFGKSKTIHEHQAEGNESEHELES, encoded by the coding sequence ATGAATAATGAGATTATACCAAAGCAACCAACTTATTACGAGGAGGTGCAGCGAAAAGGGTATTCCCGCCGCGATTTTGTAAAATTTGTAAGTTTAATGACCGCATTTATCGGCCTGGAGCAGTCAGCCATAGGTAAGGTTGCCAAAGCGCTGGAGACCAAACCGAGGATGCCGGTGATCTGGCTGCATTTCCAGGAGTGTACCTGTTGCAGCGAAAGCTTTATCCGTTCATCTCACCCCATCGTTGCGGATATCCTGCTTGATAAGATCTCGCTGGATTACAGCGAAACACTGATGGCTGCATCCGGTACCCAGGCTGAAGCTGCGTTGAAAAACACCATGACCAAATACAAGGGCCAGTATATTTTGTGCGTTGAGGGTAGTGTACCGCTTGGTGCGGACGGAGTTTACTGTATGATAGGAGGTAAAACATCTCTTCAGATCTTACATGAAGTAGCAGAAGGCGCTGCGGCCATTATTGCATGGGGCAGTTGCGCCAGCAATGGCTGTGTGCAATCGGCCAAACCAAATCCAACACAAGCAACACCAATTCATAAAATCATTACCAATAAACCCATTATTAAGGTGCCCGGCTGCCCGCCAATCGGCGAAGTGATGGCAGGGGTTATCGTTCATTATTTAACTTTTGGCGTAATACCCGAGTTAGACAGGCTCGGCCGGCCAAAAGCATTTTACAACAAACGGGTACACGACACCTGTTACCGCCGTCCGTTTTATGATGCCGGTTTATTTGTGGAAAGCTTTGACGACGAGAATGCCAAAAAAGGCTATTGTTTATACAAAATGGGTTGTAAAGGGCCAACAACCTATAATGCCTGCGCGGTTACCAAATGGAACGGCGGCACCAGCTTCCCTATCCAGGCGGGGCACCCTTGTATTGGCTGCAGCGAAGCGAATTTTTGGGATAATGGCAGGTTATATGAAAGGGGATCTTCATTCGCCGGTTTTGGCATTGAAGCGGATGCCGATACTTTAGGTAAAGTTGCCCTGGGCGTAACCCTGGGTGCCGTGGCGGTTCATGCGGTAGCTACCAATTTTGGGAAGAGCAAAACTATCCACGAGCACCAGGCCGAAGGCAATGAAAGTGAACACGAATTGGAATCTTAA
- a CDS encoding toxic anion resistance protein gives MEDVTPTGATESPNPINEIPAVKTEMSSTMKVDKEGNVNLELIKPEEEKKYAEVAKDLNPSDMNSVLNYGADVQGSMEKYSNQFLVSVRTYNSGEVGGLITDLLTELNYIDVDELNQGAFKSFLLHVPFVKNLIFDAKKLFAKYDTVVDNIDKITNKIKAGRLNSIKDNSSLQTMFDSNVEYIKQMEDLIIAGQLKLNELNVKLAQMDQRPADYNDYEIADLRDFVNRLDKRMADLKVVRFIMLQSLAQIRVVQNNNTSIAEKAQSIISTTIPVWKNQLTIAVALQRQKANVEMQKKIADTTNTILLKNAELLKTNSIDVARENEKTVVSIDTLKKTTQSLIETLNEVKRIHEEGAQNRKNLNTELQSLETELKKNVTNVG, from the coding sequence ATGGAAGATGTAACACCCACAGGCGCAACCGAAAGCCCTAACCCGATTAACGAAATACCGGCGGTTAAAACAGAAATGTCCTCGACGATGAAAGTTGACAAAGAGGGGAATGTTAACCTTGAACTGATAAAACCCGAAGAAGAAAAGAAATATGCTGAAGTAGCTAAAGACCTTAACCCTTCGGATATGAACTCCGTGTTGAATTATGGCGCCGACGTGCAGGGTTCGATGGAGAAATACAGTAACCAATTCCTGGTTTCTGTACGTACTTACAACTCCGGCGAGGTTGGCGGTTTAATTACCGACCTGCTCACCGAATTGAACTATATTGACGTTGATGAGCTGAACCAGGGCGCGTTTAAAAGTTTCCTGCTGCATGTTCCCTTCGTCAAAAACCTCATCTTCGATGCAAAAAAGCTTTTTGCAAAGTATGATACTGTTGTTGATAATATCGATAAGATCACCAATAAAATAAAAGCAGGCCGCTTAAACTCCATTAAAGATAATAGCTCGCTGCAAACTATGTTTGACAGTAATGTGGAATATATTAAGCAAATGGAGGACCTGATTATAGCGGGCCAGCTTAAACTTAATGAACTAAACGTTAAGCTTGCGCAAATGGACCAGCGCCCGGCAGATTACAATGATTACGAAATTGCCGACCTGCGCGACTTTGTAAACCGCCTGGATAAACGCATGGCCGACTTAAAAGTGGTGCGTTTCATCATGCTGCAATCGCTTGCACAGATCAGGGTAGTTCAAAATAATAATACTTCTATCGCCGAAAAAGCCCAGTCTATCATCTCAACCACCATTCCGGTTTGGAAAAATCAGCTCACTATCGCTGTCGCCCTGCAAAGGCAAAAAGCCAATGTTGAAATGCAGAAAAAGATAGCCGATACCACCAATACCATTTTATTAAAGAACGCCGAACTGCTTAAAACAAACAGCATTGACGTTGCCCGCGAAAATGAAAAAACAGTGGTTTCTATTGATACCCTGAAGAAAACTACCCAATCGTTGATTGAAACGCTGAACGAAGTAAAACGCATCCATGAGGAAGGCGCACAAAACCGGAAAAATTTAAACACAGAGTTACAAAGTTTAGAAACCGAACTGAAGAAAAATGTGACGAATGTTGGCTAA
- a CDS encoding DUF475 domain-containing protein — MNILHEVLGADIKAGILIILNLILIESLLSVDNAAVLATMVLDLPKHQRNKALRYGIIGAYVMRGICLFLAAWLVKIWWLKPLGGLYLLYLAFTYFRGKLSEAENGGGDSEVDKNKNWAYRSTVGLIGTLWATVILVEIMDLAFSIDNVFAAVAFTNHVVLIYIGVFIGILAMRFVAQAFVKLMEKFTFLETVAFIVIGLLGIKLTASLFTHFYPESGFSKFMTGESADIFTSVFTVAIFILPVLSSLFFNYPKKHTIEPEVAERAEDVLNKS; from the coding sequence ATGAATATACTGCACGAGGTGCTTGGCGCCGATATAAAGGCTGGAATCCTGATCATTTTAAACCTTATTTTAATAGAGAGTCTGCTCTCTGTGGACAATGCAGCGGTTTTGGCAACCATGGTACTCGACTTGCCTAAACACCAGCGCAACAAAGCCTTACGATACGGAATCATCGGGGCATATGTAATGCGGGGCATTTGCCTGTTTTTAGCGGCCTGGCTGGTAAAAATATGGTGGCTTAAACCACTTGGCGGCCTTTACCTGCTTTACCTGGCCTTTACCTATTTTAGAGGAAAACTAAGTGAAGCTGAAAATGGCGGCGGCGACAGCGAGGTAGACAAGAACAAAAATTGGGCTTACCGCTCAACTGTTGGATTGATCGGCACGCTGTGGGCCACTGTTATTTTAGTAGAAATTATGGATCTTGCCTTCTCTATTGATAACGTTTTTGCTGCCGTGGCGTTCACCAATCATGTTGTTCTCATTTACATTGGTGTGTTTATCGGCATTCTGGCCATGCGGTTTGTGGCCCAGGCTTTTGTAAAATTAATGGAAAAGTTCACTTTCCTGGAGACCGTAGCTTTTATAGTTATCGGTTTGCTGGGCATTAAGCTTACTGCGTCTTTATTTACTCATTTTTACCCCGAATCAGGCTTTTCTAAATTTATGACCGGCGAAAGCGCCGATATATTTACATCAGTATTTACAGTAGCTATTTTTATCCTGCCGGTTTTAAGTTCCTTGTTTTTCAATTACCCTAAAAAACATACGATAGAACCCGAAGTTGCTGAACGCGCAGAGGATGTGCTGAATAAAAGTTAA
- a CDS encoding TerD family protein: MAINLEKGQRINLEKGNGTKLQNICVGINWGAIVKKGLFGFGTIKEAVDLDASCALYNDQKQLEEVIYFGNLRSKNGAVRHSGDDLTGDMDGDDGLDNEIITLELPALPASTTYVAFMLNSFRGQDFGAIPFASIRIYEGTPTRVNEVFAKYDIAHGAGFAGHVSMVMGVFYKRNGEWKFNAIGEPTNDKDLQNTVQTVTARYL, translated from the coding sequence ATGGCAATCAATTTAGAAAAAGGCCAGCGGATCAACCTTGAAAAAGGCAATGGCACCAAACTGCAAAACATCTGCGTTGGAATAAATTGGGGCGCAATTGTTAAAAAGGGCCTGTTTGGCTTTGGCACAATAAAGGAAGCTGTTGACCTTGATGCCAGCTGCGCTTTATATAATGATCAGAAACAACTGGAAGAGGTAATTTACTTTGGCAACCTGAGGTCTAAAAACGGCGCGGTAAGGCACAGCGGTGATGATTTAACCGGCGATATGGATGGCGATGACGGTTTGGATAACGAAATTATTACGCTTGAACTGCCCGCCCTGCCAGCCAGCACAACCTATGTGGCTTTTATGCTGAACAGTTTCAGGGGACAGGATTTTGGCGCAATCCCGTTTGCATCTATCCGCATTTACGAGGGAACGCCCACCCGGGTGAACGAGGTGTTTGCCAAATATGATATCGCTCATGGCGCCGGGTTTGCTGGGCACGTATCAATGGTGATGGGCGTGTTTTATAAACGTAACGGCGAATGGAAGTTTAACGCCATAGGCGAGCCAACGAACGACAAAGATTTGCAAAATACCGTTCAAACAGTTACAGCGAGATATCTATAA
- a CDS encoding hydrogenase maturation nickel metallochaperone HypA/HybF yields MHELSIVMGIIKIAEDHARAAEAAAIDEIELDIGTMSGIDMDSMEFAWTQAIQGTMLKDTVRKINSITAKAKCLDCDTEFEIKNYYDACPVCGEHLIEILQGKELKVRSLLVS; encoded by the coding sequence ATGCATGAACTTTCCATTGTGATGGGTATCATAAAGATCGCTGAAGATCATGCCAGGGCTGCTGAAGCTGCTGCGATTGATGAGATTGAGCTGGACATTGGCACCATGAGCGGAATTGACATGGACAGTATGGAATTTGCCTGGACACAGGCCATCCAAGGTACCATGCTGAAAGATACGGTGAGGAAGATAAATAGTATTACCGCAAAAGCTAAATGCCTTGACTGTGATACAGAATTCGAAATAAAAAATTACTATGATGCCTGCCCGGTTTGCGGTGAGCATTTGATTGAGATATTACAGGGGAAAGAACTTAAGGTACGGTCCCTGCTGGTTTCGTGA